CATTTCCTATTGTTTATTTATTTTCTGGTTAGGTGCACGACCCAAGAGAAAACGCGTCACTGGGAACGCAAAAGGCGGCCCTTTCTGGTTTTGGGCTGTCGGTATGGTGGTGGAGTTTGACGTCTCCACTCTCCACCTGCgtcctttgcattcttgcatgtTGGTCCTACATGTGACTGAGTGAGCGTGTAAAACTGTCTCTAGGTTACTCGAAGAAAAAAAGTCTCTAGGTTCAGTTTTTGTCATGGTAGCAACTTAAGCGTGTTTTTTTTACGGGCAACTTAGCATGTCTCAAagttcaaaagaaaaaaaaaacttagCATGTCTCATTTTTATCTGAACGACGTTAGCTGTATTTTTTGTGTTACTTTGGCTTGTCGGACTATATACACATTCAAATTTAGTCATTGAGTTAACACAACAATATGGTACCAAGATAACATAGGGTGACCCGATCTTCTCACCAATTGAGCTTCGGGCGACCCGCTGCCAACACGATAAACTTGCAACATAACAGAAATTCACCTGACCACAATTTAGCGCCAACCATAACCGGTTTCGCCAACCAATTCACCTGACGTAGTGTTTTGATGATTTAGATTTGTTTCCCCAAATATGAGGATAGCATCATATAGGTTGGAAATCACACAGATTTAACTTTTCAATGCATCCTTATTTGTTTTACTTGAAGCGTGTATGCATATTTTGCAACCGTTTCAACTTCGGTCCTTCTTGTAGTCAATCCGAATCCGAAAGGGAATATCTTGTGTTCCATCTTCGTTCTCCTTGTTTGATGATGACCTCCTATGCCTCAAACCTAACCATACAAACATACAAGGGTCTAGACCGTATAAAGTCTTCAGCATTTAAGTTGTCAAACTCGGTCAAGAGAGGATTCACTGTTCTAGTGGCTTGGCGCGTGTCCTTGTAATTGACCAGGTGAGTAGATCATTAGGCTTATCTTCTAGTCCATGATCGAAGATAGTGTCgaaaacacttttatattatgaAACGGATGGAGTAGATTGAAagttttcttttaaaaaaaagGTTGGAATGATTTTGGCACGAAAGCATGAAAACGTTGGCCTTATGTGAGAATCTGACCGACCGGCGGGTGTAAACTCACAAATTCCCCGAATTAAAAACGTCAAAGAAAGTGAAGAAAAGGCGGCGATTTCTATCCCCTCCACTCGCTCCCCCTTCCGACAGCAAGTGCGAGCTACTGAGCTCTGCTCCGCCCCCACCCTCCCGTCGCGcgcgcggccgccgccgccctccctgATCCGAGACCCAGAGAAGCCGGTAAGTCCCCTCCCCTCGCCCGATCGTCCCACCCGGCCAGCGAGCTAGGGCTCCGCGCGGTCGATCGCTGCCCGGCTCCGCTGCCGCCGCGCGCAGCCGACCTCTGCCGCTCCGCTTGTTAATTTTTATTTCTTAATTTTTTTTCTTATTAGGAGGGAAGCTCCCTTCTTGACTGACTTGATTGTTTCCTATGGTATCCTCTTCCTGATTAGTGGGTGTTACTTATGATCTTTGAGCTCGATTCGAAGAGCCCTCGAGGAAAGATCGCCTGTGTAGACTGTAGCTGGTGCTGGGCTCTGACAGAAAATGTAGACAGATGACCTATTTGGCCTTTAGGTTGACCCATCCAAGATCCGATTACAGCACCGGTCAACTTAGTTTTGGAGCTACTTATTTACCCTAGTCCCTAGGTGGATTTGTTGGATATTTTAGTCCTAGTCTGATAGGAGGTATGTAGTCTGCAGCTTATCTTCTGCTGCGTGCTGTGCTTATTAACTGGTCCATCAGTTCGATTTCTCTGGAAAGCATTAGTTCTTCTTCCAGTTCACCCACTGATCTGATCACCTTCAGTGCTGCTTTGATCTTGTAAAAGTAGCATAATTCTTCAGTTTTCTATGGGGAGAAAAGAGGTACCGGGATCTGCAAGTGTCTGAAATTCTCACTCATGTGAGGCAGAGGAATTACAGTGAGCAGATGCACACTTTTCTGTACTGCTGTGTTGCTGGCTCCTTATCCAGTCCCATTATTGCTAGTCGCTCTCATGCGCCATTTGGCTTGCTGGGATTGGTGCACAGAGGCCGGAAGAATCCCATGTGTAGGTATTAAGAGCCGAGACAAGGACTGACTAAATGGAGTAATTAAAACATTCTCCGGATATCTTCCTACTGGGTAGTTAAGATCTGCATATGAATCTCGTAGGGTACGCTATTAAGAACTTAGGAATTTCTGTGTTCCGACAACACTCTCCCCGTAAGGTTTGCTGTATTTCCTAGTACAATCAGGCAAACATCGAAACACTACAATGCTATTAAAAGTCATCCGGTTGGTTGCATTAAGTTGTTTTGGAACTTTTTATCTGCTGTTTCTTTCTGTGTTTCAATGCGTGCTCCCTGTTTCTTGCAGTAACTTTCTATCTTTGGAGCCCATTGGAGATCTAAGATCTTGTATGTTCATCTGGAGATAGCATGTCATGTCTGAACAACAAGATCATGTTAGTAAAAGCTCCAGCTCAAGCATCAGCACCAGCACTCAAGAAAGCGAGGAGGAGGTGTCCGTAACTATCGGTAGCCTCCTCGCTCAAGCAAGGAATGACAAAGGGCATAGTCTTGGGAGGCGCCTCTTACATTTGGGTTCAGTCCCGGTAATCAAGAGTCAATCAACATTTGTTACTTTTTAACCGTTTAGTGCTATTTGCTTCCTTGGGCTTTACCCCTAGCTGAGTCATAATTACTCTGCTGAGCTGTCTCTGAAGTCTGAACTGAACATAATTTGTCGGTCTAGTGCTCAATAGTAGCTAACACACATTACActtttgaactaaaaccacgaaaCTTATTTTGGATCGGGGGGAGTAATTCTGAATTGCGCATTGCGAAATGAAATAACGAGTCTTTTACAATCTTTTATGACAAAATTACTAACACCCTGTTTTGCGGCAGCATCGTCCCCGAGTTAATGGAGATATTCCTAATGTTGATAATGCAACCTTGGATCATGAAAGATTGTTGGAAAGGTAAAGATCATATCTTCCCTTCCCTCCACTTGAATGTGGACATCATTTTGTAGGATTAATCTTGTAGCATATATGTGCTGTTGCACCTTCTTCTGAAGTTGCATCTTTTGCATGTAAAGTTCATTTAGCATTACCTTTTATTTGACAGGTTGGGGACTTATGGTTTGGCCGAGTTTCAGATAGAGGGAGATGGGAATTGTCAGGTTTGTTTACATGTTTACCCCAGAAAAGTTGCAGGAAGCTTTAACAGGAATTACTAATCCATTTCTTGAAGATGACATGTTAGTTAACCTATTGTTGCTTTCAAAATATTCCCATTTTTTGAACCCCACCAGTGACCTATTGTTACAGTTTCGAGCTTTGGCAGACCAGATTTTTCGCAATCCTGAATATCACAAACAAGTGAGGAAGGCAGTCATGAAGCAGGTCTGTTTGCCTCAGCCCATGGACATTCTGTAATGATCTATATAAATACATTTATCACATTGCAGACTTGATCATATAATTTCATTGATATGCAACTATTCTGAAGCCTGTCCCTGCTTTTTAGCTAAAGGAATTCAGAAAACGCTATGAAGGCTATGTACCAATGGAATATAAGGTGTACTTGAAGAAAATGAAAAGGTAGCACAGATTGTGCTGCTTAAATGATCATGTTCACTGTTGACAGAGACAGTATACTAGGCTTGAAGTATATTCATACCTTCGTATATATGTCCTGCAGATCCGGGGAATGGGGGGATCATCTGACCTTACAAGCGGCTGCAGACCGGGTAACATGCACTTCTAGTCTGATGATGGTTGAGTGGTTTCTATAGCAAAACCTTGTAATTGCAGCATTTTGACATTAATGTTCCTGTTGTTTCTAAAACTCTGGCTATAGCAAAGCCCTGAGGCACAAAAGAAGTCCCACTTCGAGTCTATGCAGTAATGTGTTTGTCTGATGTCATTGTTCACTATTCATGAAAATTGATATAGCATTCCCTGTATAAGATGCCCAAAATTTCTGATGACATTAACATTCCTTCGTATTATTGTTTTGAATCTTATAGTAAGAAGTTTAGTGATCAATCAGATTTCTGTCTATATTAATGCTTCTCTTGGAACTGTCATGTTCTCgtcaagtcatcaacacacactATCATGGCATTAGCAAGTGTCATTACTCATGTTTATTATCTGCCTGACGCCTTTCTCCCTTTGTATGTCTACTTGCTCACAGTTTGGTGCCAAAATTTGCTTACTGACGTCATTCAGAGACACCTGCTTAATTGAGATAGTCCCCAGGGACCTGACTCCTACAAGAGGTGAGAGCCGATGCACTAGTATCTCTTATGCTCTTGTGTTATAATCCTGAATTCTAGAGAGATTCGCCTTTTCCACGGCGCCCCGCGAAGATTTCGCTGGAAACATGCTAACTAATATGCTTCCTTGGCATATGTTTCAGAGCTTTGGCTTAGCTTCTGGTGTGAAGTACACTACAATTCCTTGTATGCGACTGATGGTGAGCGTTTGTTTTGCTTAGGCCTGCTGATTTGGTGAACTACCAATGTTCATTTGCATCATTCCAGACCATTAAACAATCCATTCCAATTACTGCATTATTCGGTCATTGATCAGTTCTATCTTCTAAAAATGAGCTCCTGTTGTGCGCACTGCAGATCTCCTGACTCGCAAAACTAAGAAGAAGCATTGGTTGTTCTAGGGCGGTACCGACATCCGAGGGAGAGGAGCTTCTCTTTGCTGCAGCTGTTCTTCTCCCTTGAGCTTAGCAGGGTCTGCAACACTTTACTAGCGCTTACTACTACTCTGGCCATCATTGTAAAATCCAAGTTGAGACTGTTTTAGCACGCAGGAATTTTACGGGAACGCATCCGCAAAAATATCGAAACGTGGCCCGGGTTTGTGTAGGATTATGAGGCAATGTATAGTAAACTTCAATGTACGTAGTATTTAGCAAGGAAAAAGCACATGGAATGTCAGACTCTCAGCTCCACGAGTCTTATGTTCTACAGTGGCAAGTGtgattcatttttcatttttctttgcGGTGTTATCAGTTAATGATCATTAATTTGTTGGTCAATGATCTTTCCACACATAACAAATAGACTTGAAGCATGTCTGTGATTGTGGAGTGCCAAATCTTTCTGTGTTTTATGCTGGCGCTGAAAAAATGATATACTCCCCCGCCCCAAAATAAATAAGTGTCGTGACTTTAGTTCAAATTTGGAGGGagtatattttttcaaaatggaAAACAAACAACAGAATGCAATTAATAATTTGGAGGGagtatattttttcaaaatggaAAACAAACAATCTTAAGAACCCGCCTGAACATTTTCTCCTTTTTATAGCGAATTAGTTTAAAAACCTGACGTGGTAACGTGTTCACTGGCTTTCATCTCATAGCGAATTAGTTTAAAAATCTGACGTGGCTCCGATCCTgtgccaagattcgtgcaaacTAATCCAACAGAAGAGAGCACGTTCGCTGGGATTTCCCCCGGCGAACGGTCGCCAGTTAGCAATTGCAAAAAGAAAGACAAAACAAAAGGCAAGCCCTTGGCCGGCAGCCCGAGACGCACCGACTCCGCATCGAAGTCGATCGACGGCGGCACGGGCCTATATAATACGCACGACGGCGATCAGGTGAGGCGTGCCACGCGACGAACGGGCAAGAAACCGGGATCGATCTGCGCGTACACTCATGGCGACGACGACGCCGCCGTCGCTGCCGTGCGCCGTCTTCGACCACGGCACCATTCCGCTGCGGACACCGGCGACGGCGAGGAGCACCAAGCGCCCGCGGAGCCATGGCGcgccgtcgacgacgaccctACCGGACGACGCCCTCGTGGAGATCTTCGCCCGGCTGCCGGCCAAGTCGGTCGGCCGCCTGCGCTGCGTGTCGCGTTCGTGGGCCGCCACGCTCAAGTCGGCCCCCTTCGTGGACCTCCACCTCCGCGAGGCCAGCCGGCGTCAGCAGCCGACCCCCGAGCTCTTCTTCACCACGGCACACCCGGACAACAGATGGCAACACGACGAGGTTCTCACCAAGCCCTGCCATGGCCTCGTCCTGATCCGCGGCCTGCCCTACCACCGGCACTTCGTCTGCAACCCGAGCACCGGCACGCTCCTGCCCCTCCCCGACAGCCACAACTGTCGGCGGCGCAACGGCGAGTCCTACGGCCTGGGCTACAACCCGGCCACCAAGGAGCACAAGGTGGTGCGGCTCTTCTCCTCGATTTTTTTTAAACTATGATGATTTTTTATAGCAAATTCGGAAACTATACGGCCTAATGAATAAAAATCGGAACTATGACCCCGTCGGTCTTCTGTTGGCCGAAGAGGGACTTTTCGGCCTATCGTTGGCCGAAGTGGGCTCTTCAGGTCCCCGTTGGCCGAAGAGTGCCCAGCCGGGCCGAAGAGCACTTTTCGGCTTCCCGTTGGCCGAAAAGTGTCAGGGACACAAAACGTAATTAAGATGGCCTCAAATGAAAAAGTTATCAACATGAAAaatcttcgtctcgtcgaaacggttgattttgatataaaaatcgtCTTAATCCAAGCTCGTATGCAATCTATAGAGCCAAAACAAGGTCAGGGACAGAAGTTGCAGAGTTACTTCGGACAAACCGAATGGATGTTAGAAAATTTGTCACCGGACACCCGGTGCACTCGGTGAGACCATGTGGAATACAAAAGAGTACACAAGTTTGGTCACGTTCACTCTGTGAGACCGAGCCGAACCACTCGGAGGCTCCGAATGGATCCAAAAAATTACCAAAGATTCCTGTCCGAGTTAAAGTTAGGATTTTTGATCCGAAAAATTGTTCGTCTGCACCGGGAAGACTGtttgcgtaccgcgcttccggtcaggtctccttcgacgtgagctacGGTGCATCACCCCAGCGTCAAGGGTACACGGTGGCGTTTTTGTGTGCATCACCCCGACATGGAGGGTGCACAGTGACGGGCTGAGAGGTGACCATTAATTGCCTCTACTTTGCATGGTGGATGACGCCACCGCCGAAAGTTTTCATCTCAATTCCTGCCATCGCAACAGAGACATTTCTTCAATGCCGGCATGTGTCTTCCCGGTGCAGACGAACAATGCCCACATCGATTTATGAGacggctggacttcccgtacaaTAAAAGGACTAAAAATCTATCCAAAAAACTTTGGCAATTTTTCGGAGCCTCCGAGTGGTTtggttcggtctcaccgagtgaACGTGACCAAACTTGTGTACTCTTTTGTATTTCACACGGTCCTACCGATTGCACCGGGTGTCCCGTAACAAATTTTCTGACATCCATTCGGTCTGTCCGAAGTAACTCTGCAGCTTCTGCCCCTGACCTTGTTTTGGCTCTACAGGTTGCATACGACGTCGGATTAAGACTATTTTTATATTAAAATCaaccgtttcgacgagacgaagattTTTCATGTTGATAACTTTTTAATTTGAGGCCATTTAATTACGTTTTGTGCCCCTGACACTTTTCGGCCAACGGGAAGCCGAAAAGTGCTCTTCGGCCCAGCTGGGCACTCTTCGGCCAATGGAAGGCCGAAAAGTTCCTCTTCGGCCAACAGAAGGCCGATGGGGTCATAGTTTTGATTTTTATGCATTAGGGCGTATAGTTTTCGAATTTGCTGTAAAAATCATcatagtttcaaaaaaaaaaccttCTCCTCCTTCCACTCCACCCCCTGCTGCGAGGTCTTCTCGCTCGACGTGTCGGCGCACTGGAGAGCGGTCGCTCGGCGGTCTCCCCCCTCGCGCGCCGCCGTGCGAGATGACCCAGCCGTGTTGTGCGATGGGTACCTGCACTTCCTCCATGTACGACGAAAACATGGCGGCAGCATCGTCACCTTCGTCACCTTCGACGTCGGCGGCGAGACCTTCGGTTCGCTGAGCACGCCTCCGTCGGTGCAGGACGACGACGGTCCGCCCGAGCTGACGGTGCTGGGCAGACGCCTGTGCCTGTGCGTCTTCCATGAGTGTCGACCTCCCACTCGCAGCGACGCCGATCCTTACTGCATCTGGCGCCTGGCCTGCCGAGAGTCCGAGCAGTGGGAGAAGCTCTACCGCGTGCTGCACCCACAGACCCTTAGGCCCGAGCTCGACCTGCTGCGGGTACACTGGGTCTATCCCCTCGAAACCTACCTCGCGGGCAACGGACGGAAGAAGATCATGTTCGCCACGGAGGAGGGCGTGCTGGCGTTCGAcctcgacggcggcggcgtcccggTCCCGAAGGTACTGGTCTCGCCGACGGAGCTCGTCTCCGCCCGCTACGACGACGAAGAAGCCACGATCACCCGCGGCACCGTGGGGTTGCTGGAGGAGAGCCTCGTGCCCGTGGGTCGCACGAGCGAGGAGGTCATCTTCTCCTCCCCGTGGAGGAAGGCGTGGTCGGACGTCCTCAAGTGGATGCCGGCGCAGTCGGTCGCCGCCCTGACGTGCGTGTGCAGAGAGTGGCGCGCGGTGGCCGAGACCGACCGATTTGTCCGGACGCACGCGCTCCACGCGAACCTCAAGTGGAGCCTGCGGGTCATGGTCGTCTAGGTCCAGCCCTACACCCACGTGCTCGACTTCTACCCGCTGGAGCTCTGCGAGAGTTTGCAGGGGCGGTACGACGTCGCCGACATGGCGCCGCCGTTCCTGTTTGGAGGACGGTGTGCTCCACGCCCTGCCACGGCCTCGTCCTCGTCAGCTACACGCGGCAGGCTGGCTCAGGCCCAGGCGTCGTCGATTTCATTTGCAACCCTAGCATGGAGTACAACCCTAGCATGGAGTACGAAAATTCAGGCCACTGCAAGATTCGAACCTGCGAACTAATGCACCCCGCCTTCGCGCGCTAGTCAATACAGCCGAGCGACGCTCGTGATAGATGACAGGCGTCACTTTATTTATACAGCACAGCAACGCTGGGCCGTCTGGTTAGGCCCAGCGAGGCCAGCACTTTATTTTCTTCGTTTCGCGTTTTACTAGCCCGCATGCCCGGCTCGTTCGTTGCCAAGATTTCTTGCTTatgctttttttttcttttctgtttttggcttatttttagttttttcttcttttcttttgttttctttcactggGTTGGTTTTTCTACTGGATTTTTAACATACTTACTGAACATTTTTTAAGGTAGGCTTAAGTATATGATGAACATGTTTTCAAATACGCATTGCAAAAAATGTTCAGCATTTCTCAAAATAATTTTTCAGACATGTTGTTATTTTTTTTAAGTAACTGTGCGTTTAAAATAATACAATCAGTATACAAGTAACTAAAAAACTGTGTGCCGGGCATATAATTTTTTTAAGTTGCGCATTTGAAAAATATAATGAGAATAAATAATAAGTGTGCATGCATGTCGTCCTGAGTGAAGACACATAAAATTTGGGTGCGTGACACTTATACGAATACTAATAAGTTTATGTAAAAAGAATGTATTTACACCCTGATAAAAAAAAGAGTAACTCAGTGTGCTGGCCTCGTTGGGCCCAAGAGCCGGCCCACCGCTCGTCGTCTAGTATAAAAGAAAGTCGCCTCAAACATCACCGGATCGTCGCATGGCGGGTGGCTTGCGCGACCAGCCTCCGAACAAGAGGTCGCAGGTTCGATTCCTGCTAGTGCGTAAATTTGCTGGGTGTTGAAAACCTGCGAACGAAAAAAATCATCTCTGGTTTCCTCGCAAAGTAAGGTGCCTTTACGTGATTACTTGTAAAGCAAGGGGGTTTTCTGAAAAACAAAACATGCCACGTCAGCATCTGCAGGTGGGTCCGAGTGTCAATACACCGTCAATACGTTATTATACAGCTGTCAGACCGTTTTGCAACACTTAGGCTTAGTAAGGGCAAAAGAAAGTACTGATTCGTTACGACGTCCGAAGTGCGGTAAGAACGGATACGCTGGGCGACGACGACGACTCTCCCCGTCATTCTGCATTAGCACGATGGGGCTGGGGTACGATTCGCGGACGAACAAGCACGTGCTGGCGCGCCTCGTCGTCGTCCGTCGTGGCAAGAGTCGTCGACATAACCAGCCGCGGTGGTCAAGTGCCACGTCCAGTTCGTAGGCGCCACGACGTGGATCCCGATCAGCCCTCCGTCAAGGCCGCCGGCGGTCGACGTGCAGCCCGCCTACGCCGACGGCAAGCTCTACTGGAtggtggacgacgacgacgacggttcGAGGTGCGAGCTGCTGGCGCTCAACGTCGGCGCGCGGGAGTTCGAGGTTTTGCCAGGGCCCCCGTGCGGCCGTGGTCGGGTCACGTCCATCGTCGAGCTCCAAGGTAGCGTGTGCGTCCTGTGCTCGGACACGGGCGCCAACGCCATCGACGTCTGGAAGCGGCTGGAAGGCGGTTCTTGGTCGGCATGGCCGCGCCGTATCGAGCTCGGGGAGTTCCGGCGGATGTACCCATCGGAGGAGACTAGGCTGTTGGCTGTTGACCCCAAGGACGGGAGGGTGCTTCTCAGTACGGGGAGGGCGTTGGGATACTACGACCCCGAGGCACGGGTGGTGCAGACCGTCTACTGTGTTGGAGAACACCTGCAGGACATGAGGTTTGCTCCGGCGATTTGCCATGAAAGCTTGATCCGTCCACGAACTTATTAGGCGCAAATATCTATGCATATGTCGGATGACTATGTGTCTATGTAAGTATATATATGTCTGGAGATCGAAAATGTTTTCATTAGGCTAGATCTTAGTCGGCTGAGACTTAACCAAGTCTTAGCCAAGTGATATTGTATGTAaggaaaaaaaaactaaaatgtttTTTTTTGTACGAATCTCCATGCAAGATCAAAGAAATGTATTATCGATTGAGGCATAATGAAGTCTCGGTCGACTGAGACTTAGCAAGACTGTTTTTAgtacagttttgctagaactcatctagatgagatataatttggtctcattcaccttttatagccattggatgtgatgctataagatgcgtgtgtgctgacg
This sequence is a window from Aegilops tauschii subsp. strangulata cultivar AL8/78 chromosome 7, Aet v6.0, whole genome shotgun sequence. Protein-coding genes within it:
- the LOC109787310 gene encoding OVARIAN TUMOR DOMAIN-containing deubiquitinating enzyme 11, giving the protein MSEQQDHVSKSSSSSISTSTQESEEEVSVTIGSLLAQARNDKGHSLGRRLLHLGSVPHRPRVNGDIPNVDNATLDHERLLERLGTYGLAEFQIEGDGNCQFRALADQIFRNPEYHKQVRKAVMKQLKEFRKRYEGYVPMEYKVYLKKMKRSGEWGDHLTLQAAADRFGAKICLLTSFRDTCLIEIVPRDLTPTRELWLSFWCEVHYNSLYATDDLLTRKTKKKHWLF
- the LOC120969117 gene encoding F-box protein DOR-like, with the protein product MATTTPPSLPCAVFDHGTIPLRTPATARSTKRPRSHGAPSTTTLPDDALVEIFARLPAKSVGRLRCVSRSWAATLKSAPFVDLHLREASRRQQPTPELFFTTAHPDNRWQHDEVLTKPCHGLVLIRGLPYHRHFVCNPSTGTLLPLPDSHNCRRRNGESYGLGYNPATKEHKVVRLFSSIFFKL